A region of the Phaseolus vulgaris cultivar G19833 chromosome 11, P. vulgaris v2.0, whole genome shotgun sequence genome:
GTTCAGGCTCCACACCAGGGGGCGGCGTTGTGGTTACATGGCACACCGAtctcttattcttgaggctgttttcatagcacttccTTGCCTCTTTTTGATCAGAGCGGATGGCGATAACCACCCCCTCTACTGAAGgtaacttgaccttcatgtgccttgttgaaggcacaactcctattatgtttagtgttggccttcccaacaggatatTATACGCCGAAGGAGCGTTCACAACAGGGTACCTGATCCTCTCTGTGCGCGAGGCTACcccatctgtgaacgtcgttcttaactcaatgtaccccctgacctccacttgatcaCCATCAAAACCGtataagcagcccccatatggcctcagctggtcagggGATAACTGTAACTTTTCGAAATTCGACCAAAACAtaacatccgccgagcttccttgatcgacCAACACCCGATGAACCATCCTCCCCGCCGTAGCAAGCGAGATTACAATGGGAtcattgtcatgaggcacaacatccctaagatcttctttggtgaacgtgatgttcacatcgggcgagtgatcctcaaaagCTTCTACTGACATCACGGACCTCGCATATTTCTTCCGCTGTGATGCGGTACACCCACCACCCGAGAATCCACCAGCTATAGTGTGGACCTTGCCGTGAATGGGTATTTCATGCTGCTGTCCCTCACTGCTTGCCGGTTGTGAACCTGACGATTGCCCCGTTTGCTTCTCCAGCATGTAGTCGTTCAAGAACCCACACTTGACCAACTCGGCGAGTTTGTATCccaaagccaagcacgaattgatggagtggccaaagctcttgtggaactcacaccacgcgTCCGGTTTAGGTCAGCCAATCCCATCACAAACTCGTACCTCGGCGGGCGATTAGACTCTCTAGGCCGCCCCGGCCCCTTCCCCTTGCTCTTctttggatcgtaaggatgATGCATCCTTTGATCCTTCTTCCTTGCCGCCGCCTCCATCACCCTCTGTGGCTGAATCCTCGTCTGAGCGTGTGGCTTAGCTGGAGCcacatttcctctcttctcggaaACTTCGCTCTCAGCGGCAATGTGAGCCACgacacgtcgccggatttcagcgaacgtggcggggtggctctTGATCAACGATTCACTAAACGGTCCAGGCAACACGCCTTTTTTGAAGGCATGCACAAACATATCTTTATCCTTACCTGGCAAGCGAACAATCTGAGCCCCGAATCTGTTCAAAAAATTCTTCAGAGACTGCCCTTGATACTGCCTcacatcgaacagatcgtaagaCACCAACGGCGGTGCCTTATTTACTATGTACTGCTTGACGAACATCTTGGAGAACTGCTGGAAGGTGGTAATGTGGCCGGTAGGCAGACTGACGAACCACTCCAGCGCTATTCCACTGAGAGTACTCATGAACACCTTGCAGTAGACTGCATCTGAACCGCCcgagagcatcatctgcgtgtgaaacgccgtgagatgagcCTTAGGATCCTCCACCCCGGTGAAAGATGCTTTCACTGCTACCGCATTTGCAGGGACCACCGTGTCCATGATCTCCTGAGAAAACGGCATTGGAAAATTACGCGGTGGGGACGGGGGTGTAGATTTGTCCCCAGTCGCATGCTCCTTCTGTCCCTGAAGGGCTTTACGTAACTCTTTATTGACTCTGTTAAGCTCTTCATTTCTAGCCTGTGAGGCCACTAGTGCCTCGTGCATTCTCTCTTGTTCAGAACGTCATGCAGCCATGTTCTCCTGCAACGTCCTCATCATttccatcatctgcgccatagaTACAGCGTCCTCTTCGGTTGACGGCGCGATTGAACTGGATCGCGTTGCCCTCATCCTTTCTCAACAAACTTCAAGAAATCACACCAAAATCGTAATCACAAACACTCCGAATCAGAACAAGATTGCAAACTCTTCGAACAAACTGCAAAGAGACGATTGATCCAACAATCAATCCATAGAAACCTCAACAACTCAGAGAAACTCCACTTTACTGATTAGAACCCCAAGCAAACGATGAAACTCCGTAAAACCGACTGCGACAGCAAGCAGTCGAACAGAAATCAGCAAAACTTCAACAAACTCGAActgtggttgggaatcaccttttacacggccccacggtgggcgccagatgatcctgcTGGTTGACTAAGCGCAAGAATgatgcctcgtcacgatcttccctCACCAGCTTTAACACCACGTGCGCTTTAAGTCCACGCTACAGATtgtctctctgagaacctgaaaacacagtatggcgcctctgcggccagtggcgctccgacactcaagtcagtaacaggaacacccaaaaactgagagaaaactaagTGTTGTAGAACCGTGCTCAAGTGTTCTCAACAAAAATAATGAGTCATCATGAACGTACCTCAGCAAATTCTGTGAAGTTTACCTTTTATACCTAGgtattttctctctccagacggTTACagtttggacacgtggctcgcatccaactctacacgtgtcatcatctgggctggggtaatTTGAGCGTCATTTGTATGcaacatccaaccctacacgtgtcgtcatctgtgCTGGGGTAATTTGAGCGTCATTGCTATgcagcatccaaccctacacgtgtcatcatctgggctagAGTGACTTAAGCAtcatttctatgtagcatccTGTTATGCGGCCAAATCTCTTATTCAAGGTGTAACCTAGCACGTAACGCGCTCTGGAACGCCACCCGACAaagcgagtatcggatgcaacaaagtacatCATCTCtatgatatcgcttgtcgcaggTGCCACCTTCCTCCCCaccacgccatgcatgttctagctgagggAACCTTGCCAtcgacgaatgtccactctgggaatcccaTCATCGATGAGCAAGTTGTGTCCTCCAACTCACTTAACCTCCATGCTTCATGCTGACGTAACGATCATCTTTACTGAACCTACACGCCTGAACCTCCAACAGCTTCAACCAAGTTTACTAGGAAATCGGGCGATGTGCCTCTTCTGGCGATTCctgaccacctgatcttccatcaTTTAACACGGCGATGATACACAAACctggcgacaaccgactatgtacactgtagaacgccacttccacaaacggcgactatgctcacttctggaccattcatctttctcttgtccacgtgtccCGCTAAGCACGTCCCACGTAGTCACTTACtatccacgtcatcacacccgataacctgatcggtacacaatgTAACAATATATGTCTCTCTATATATCTATCTATTTATCATTCTGTATATATTATAACTAATATTAAATTGGAATGACCACATTATTTCATTGGTCAATGTAACAACCTCAAGAGAAATGATCACATTGactattttaaatgaaattggAACTGaattaagaattttaaaaatcatgaaactgcattaagaaaataaaaaatataagaacaaAAATAATCGATTTAATTAAAATTCGAACTGaattaagaattttaaaaatcacGAAACTACATTAAAGACATAAACAAtataagaacaaaaaaaatctatttaataacaaatgttaaatttaattatatattttatcataaaatatttaaaaaaatttagaggaataaatcattatatttttaaaatgtggaTATTAgaaaattatcatttaaatatttcttatcGAAATATAAAGATATACAATGAagattttttcttatttttttagtcatacatattacagtaaatgaagatgaatattccttgtctgatgtgatgctttaatgtagcgtacgtaatcgcacgtaatcgtaatgaagaaagagaggttttgatgaaccctaattgtagagaaaaataaatataaaagaaacttttattcactttgtatattagagagtaaaatacatggtgtatatataagaaaaagattaagacctagctgaaacagaaaaaggaaagttgggttaaacaaacaaagcccaataatttaaaatagaaaattaaatatattaacaccccccctcaagctggggagtagatatttgtcaggcccagcttggatttgagagtagagaattgtgcggaagcaaggggcttggtgaatatgtcagcaacttgcattgcagaagtaatgggtagtagtttgaggagaccagagttaagtttttcacgaactaggtggcaatcaatttcgatatgcttggtttgttcatgaaaaacttgattggaagttatttgaagggcagatttgttgtcacagtacagggttgcaggctgggagagaggaagatgtacatcctgaaggaggtaagacaaccattgtaactcacatgtggtggtggcaagggctctatactcgACTTCAGAGGAACTGCGGGAGATAGTTgactgcttctttgatttccatgatattagggagtctcctaagtagatggaatatccagtgacagatttgcgtgtggtaggacatgttgcccagtcagagtcactaaaaccacaaaggtgaagtgaactagtgtgagaaaaatatagtccttcaccaggggtgcccttgaggtaacgcaaaagacgtgagacaacttgctgatgatgagttgtgggtgcagatatgaattggcttaaattgtggacagcgaaggcgatgtctggtcgcgtgttggttaagtaaattagacgtccaaggagtcttctgtattgagAAGTGGCATTAAcatcgagaggtgagccttggtcgggagagagacgggaggtgtgagtcataggagtggccacaggtgcagagtcaagcatgccagtttcttgaaggagatcaagagtatacttgcgttgacttaaatgaagaccactactgttgcgagcaatttccagtcccaaaaagtaagtgagattacctaa
Encoded here:
- the LOC137835377 gene encoding uncharacterized protein, with product MHEALVASQARNEELNRVNKELRKALQGQKEHATGDKSTPPSPPRNFPMPFSQEIMDTVVPANAVAVKASFTGVEDPKAHLTAFHTQMMLSGGSDAVYCKVFMSTLSGIALEWFVSLPTGHITTFQQFSKMFVKQYIVNKAPPLVSYDLFDVRQYQGQSLKNFLNRFGAQIVRLPGKDKDMFVHAFKKGVLPGPFSESLIKSHPATFAEIRRRVVAHIAAESEVSEKRGNVAPAKPHAQTRIQPQRVMEAAARKKDQRMHHPYDPKKSKGKGPGRPRESNRPPRYEFVMGLADLNRTRGVSSTRALATPSIRAWLWDTNSPSWSSVGS